From a region of the Desulfosalsimonas propionicica genome:
- a CDS encoding NADH-dependent flavin oxidoreductase: MAEKDLFSGFWIKNVHLKNHIGVAPMTRTSAVKDSVPRQDVLDFLVHRAQNGVGLVFTEAVLTDYESAQGYPRQSRMVTQRQIEAWKPVVRAIKDAGSTAIMQMFHCGRVAWPEINPAGRIIAPSPVAPKQENPLTGQPFPVPDEMNRFDIDHVIRGFAETAKGAVQAGFDGVEVHGAHGYLINSFLSPYSNKRTDHYGGSTENRFRLARQIIRAVHEVMPEDRLLTFRISNWGVVDMKVSLFEKDQWLETIGLLDKEPVDAVSVSTLNFSYPAFETDQNMAQLTRQKTGKPLMICGGIYDRKTADQALQDADIVLSGKSLLLNANWVDDIANNRPLEPRTPQEANVAYTDEPLP; this comes from the coding sequence ATGGCAGAAAAAGATTTGTTTTCCGGATTTTGGATCAAAAACGTGCATTTGAAAAACCACATCGGTGTGGCGCCCATGACGCGCACGTCTGCTGTCAAAGACAGTGTGCCGCGCCAGGATGTGCTCGACTTTCTGGTGCACCGGGCCCAAAACGGCGTGGGCCTTGTTTTCACCGAAGCCGTGCTCACAGACTATGAAAGCGCCCAGGGCTATCCCCGGCAGTCCCGGATGGTCACCCAGCGACAGATCGAGGCCTGGAAGCCGGTGGTACGGGCCATCAAAGACGCCGGCAGCACGGCAATCATGCAGATGTTTCACTGCGGCCGGGTGGCCTGGCCGGAAATCAATCCCGCCGGCCGGATCATCGCCCCGAGTCCGGTGGCACCCAAACAGGAAAACCCCCTCACCGGACAGCCTTTTCCGGTGCCCGATGAAATGAACCGATTTGACATTGATCATGTGATCCGCGGATTTGCCGAAACCGCCAAAGGCGCTGTTCAAGCCGGTTTTGACGGTGTTGAGGTCCACGGGGCCCACGGTTATCTGATCAATTCGTTTTTATCCCCATATTCCAACAAGCGCACAGACCACTACGGCGGCTCCACCGAAAACCGATTCCGGCTGGCCAGACAGATTATCCGTGCGGTGCACGAGGTCATGCCCGAAGATCGGCTGTTGACCTTCCGGATATCAAACTGGGGCGTTGTGGACATGAAGGTGTCATTGTTTGAAAAGGACCAATGGCTGGAAACCATCGGCTTGCTGGACAAAGAGCCGGTGGATGCCGTTTCGGTCTCCACACTGAATTTCAGCTACCCGGCATTTGAAACGGATCAAAACATGGCACAGCTCACAAGGCAGAAAACCGGCAAGCCGCTGATGATCTGCGGCGGGATCTATGACCGCAAAACAGCCGACCAGGCCCTGCAGGACGCAGACATTGTTTTATCCGGCAAATCCCTGCTGCTCAATGCCAACTGGGTCGATGACATTGCCAACAACAGGCCCCTTGAGCCCCGCACCCCGCAGGAAGCCAATGTGGCCTACACCGACGAGCCACTGCCGTAA
- a CDS encoding FprA family A-type flavoprotein, whose product MEKRKIKDNIYWLGAIDWDRRLFDSLIPLPDGTSYNAYLIKGSEKTALLDTVDPPMEDTLMEQLRGVEKIDYIISHHAEQDHSGTIGRVLEKFPGAKVVVTPKAKNMLMDLLRLDESVFSPVEDGDVLSLGDKTLTFIHTPWVHWPETMVTYLEQDRILFSCDFFGSHIATSDLFVTDPGRVYEAAKRYFAEIMMPFGKVIAKNLEKLKPYDIDMIAPSHGQIYDQPGWIMDAYDQWVNGAPKNLVVLPFVSMHGSTRQMVDHLASALTDQGVRVELFNLPVTDIGKLAMSLVDAATIVVGTPTVLAGPHPMAAYAAFLANALRPKTKFLSILGSYGWGGKTVETLASMTGNLKVEVLDPVLCKGLASQSDFKALDDMAAAIAKKHKDLDLV is encoded by the coding sequence ATGGAAAAAAGAAAAATCAAGGACAACATCTACTGGCTGGGCGCCATTGACTGGGACCGGCGGCTGTTTGACTCCCTGATCCCCCTGCCCGACGGCACGAGCTACAATGCCTATCTCATCAAGGGAAGCGAAAAAACCGCGCTTTTGGACACCGTGGATCCGCCCATGGAAGACACGCTCATGGAGCAACTCCGGGGGGTAGAAAAAATCGACTACATCATCTCCCATCATGCCGAGCAGGATCATTCCGGCACCATCGGCCGGGTGCTGGAGAAATTTCCCGGAGCAAAGGTGGTGGTCACCCCCAAAGCCAAAAACATGCTTATGGACCTTCTCCGACTCGACGAAAGCGTGTTTTCCCCTGTTGAAGACGGCGATGTATTGTCTCTGGGGGATAAAACCTTAACATTCATCCACACCCCCTGGGTGCACTGGCCCGAGACCATGGTCACCTACCTGGAGCAAGACCGCATATTGTTCAGCTGTGATTTTTTCGGCTCCCACATTGCCACATCCGACCTTTTTGTCACCGACCCGGGACGGGTATATGAGGCGGCCAAGCGCTATTTTGCCGAAATCATGATGCCGTTTGGCAAAGTCATCGCCAAAAATCTGGAAAAGCTCAAACCCTATGACATTGACATGATCGCCCCGAGCCACGGCCAGATCTACGACCAGCCCGGCTGGATCATGGATGCCTATGACCAGTGGGTCAACGGTGCGCCCAAAAACCTGGTGGTGCTGCCCTTTGTCTCCATGCACGGCAGCACCCGGCAAATGGTGGATCACCTGGCCTCGGCCCTCACAGATCAGGGTGTGCGCGTGGAACTGTTTAACCTGCCTGTGACCGATATCGGCAAACTGGCCATGTCCCTGGTGGATGCGGCCACCATTGTGGTGGGCACGCCCACGGTGCTGGCCGGCCCCCATCCCATGGCCGCATACGCCGCATTTCTGGCCAATGCCCTGCGGCCAAAAACCAAATTTCTTTCCATTCTCGGCTCCTACGGCTGGGGCGGCAAAACCGTGGAAACCCTTGCCTCCATGACCGGCAACCTCAAAGTGGAGGTCCTTGATCCGGTTTTGTGCAAGGGCCTTGCCTCGCAATCCGATTTCAAAGCACTCGATGACATGGCCGCAGCCATTGCCAAAAAGCACAAAGACCTGGATCTCGTCTGA
- the mntA gene encoding type VII toxin-antitoxin system MntA family adenylyltransferase antitoxin — translation MLDIFRKNGQKHGQEQEKRKPGSNMGNMDEKIKNYFQHREEVASVYLFGSRAAGRQMAASDVDIAVLLHYKYLASANALQEKYLVELGRILKKDIHPVMMNHAGEILLKQILSKGRRLLVRDSYFDSYFTMIAVSRIADFNYYLKQMQDGMKQKILES, via the coding sequence ATGCTGGACATATTTCGAAAAAACGGTCAAAAACACGGACAGGAACAGGAAAAGCGAAAGCCGGGCAGCAACATGGGCAACATGGATGAGAAAATCAAAAATTATTTTCAGCATAGAGAAGAGGTGGCTTCGGTTTACCTGTTCGGCTCCCGTGCCGCAGGAAGACAGATGGCCGCAAGCGACGTGGATATAGCCGTTCTTCTGCACTATAAATATCTTGCATCCGCAAACGCCCTTCAGGAAAAATACCTGGTTGAACTCGGCAGAATCCTGAAAAAAGATATTCACCCGGTAATGATGAACCATGCAGGAGAAATTCTGCTAAAGCAGATTCTGTCCAAAGGAAGGCGTCTCCTGGTGCGGGATTCATATTTCGACTCTTATTTTACAATGATTGCCGTCTCCAGGATTGCGGATTTCAATTATTACCTGAAACAGATGCAGGACGGCATGAAACAAAAGATTCTGGAGTCGTGA
- a CDS encoding HepT-like ribonuclease domain-containing protein: MKKWLIVHEYGKLDFERIYGKLQDDIRDLDVFLKAVIQKFNL, encoded by the coding sequence GTGAAAAAATGGTTGATCGTACATGAATACGGCAAGCTGGATTTTGAAAGGATTTACGGAAAACTCCAGGATGACATCAGGGATCTTGATGTGTTTTTAAAAGCCGTGATTCAGAAATTTAATTTGTAA